One Salvia splendens isolate huo1 chromosome 22, SspV2, whole genome shotgun sequence DNA segment encodes these proteins:
- the LOC121786562 gene encoding homeobox-leucine zipper protein ATHB-22-like yields the protein MDWNGNVRMPYVSRPLDTSNLFSLYNSNFDHFQAQEMKQQTMMPMMMMNTNNPEVDPKKRRLNNEQLEMLENSFHEEIKLEPDRKMKLAKELGLQPRQIAIWFQNRRARWKGKRLEHLYDALKHEYDAVSRDREELQQEVMALRAILKDQVAKKLVVSTDISGDETVESTSIPSSDMVAAAPASTANLQQIEECNYPLNMGDYNNNTPPYWATSMPSCP from the exons ATGGATTGGAATGGTAATGTTAGAATGCCATATGTTTCTCGACCTCTAGACACCTCCAAtctcttctctctctacaaCTCCAATTTCGATCACTTCCAAG CTCAAGAAATGAAGCAGCAGACAATGATGccaatgatgatgatgaacacAAACAATCCGGAggtggatccgaagaagaggcgTTTAAACAACGAGCAGCTGGAAATGCTCGAAAACAGCTTCCATGAGGAGATAAAGCTGGAACCGGACCGGAAAATGAAGCTGGCGAAGGAGCTGGGGCTGCAGCCGCGCCAGATCGCCATCTGGTTCCAGAACCGGAGGGCTCGGTGGAAGGGCAAGCGCCTCGAGCACTTGTACGACGCGCTTAAGCACGAGTACGATGCTGTTTCTAGGGATAGAGAAGAGTTGCAACAGGAG GTTATGGCACTTAGGGCAATCCTCAAGGATCAAGTAGCAAAAAAGCTAGTAGTATCAACCGATATTTCCGGCGACGAAACTGTGGAAAGCACATCCATTCCGAGCTCCGACATGGTGGCAGCAGCGCCGGCTTCGACGGCCAACCTTCAGCAGATTGAAGAATGCAACTACCCACTGAACATGGGAGACTACAATAATAATACACCTCCCTATTGGGCTACCTCAATGCCTTCTTGTCCTTGA